In a genomic window of Labrys wisconsinensis:
- a CDS encoding SDR family NAD(P)-dependent oxidoreductase produces the protein MTRSFEGKVVVVSGAAGGVGRAAVSLFIENGAKVCATDISPAVAELEREAPGDIVAVVADVTKAADVETIFATAEQRLGPVDVLVSNAGFIISKSAHDTAEDEWDRVMDANAKSFFLMSRRALPSMLARARGSIVATGSISSVVGLPEQAAYCAAKGALLQLVRQMAVDYASRGIRVNAVGAGSINTPFLTRYLEGLDDPAAGEAAIRSAHPIGRWAEPKEIADAILYLAGPGASFVTGHILMADGGYSAR, from the coding sequence ATGACCAGAAGCTTTGAAGGCAAAGTCGTCGTCGTGTCCGGCGCGGCAGGGGGCGTCGGCCGAGCTGCAGTCTCACTCTTCATCGAAAACGGCGCCAAAGTATGCGCAACCGATATCAGCCCCGCCGTTGCCGAGCTGGAGCGAGAGGCGCCCGGCGACATCGTTGCGGTTGTCGCCGATGTGACCAAGGCCGCGGACGTCGAGACGATTTTCGCGACAGCCGAGCAACGGCTCGGTCCGGTCGATGTGCTCGTCAGCAACGCCGGCTTCATCATTTCGAAATCCGCGCACGACACCGCCGAAGATGAATGGGACCGCGTCATGGATGCGAACGCCAAATCCTTCTTCCTGATGTCGAGACGCGCACTGCCCTCGATGCTTGCACGTGCCAGGGGCTCGATCGTCGCGACGGGGTCGATCTCGAGCGTCGTCGGCTTGCCGGAGCAGGCAGCCTATTGCGCCGCCAAGGGCGCCCTCCTCCAACTCGTGCGACAGATGGCCGTCGACTATGCGTCCCGTGGCATCCGCGTGAATGCCGTGGGAGCAGGATCCATCAACACCCCTTTCCTGACCCGCTACCTCGAAGGCCTGGACGATCCTGCCGCAGGCGAGGCCGCCATCAGGAGCGCTCATCCGATCGGCCGCTGGGCCGAGCCCAAGGAGATCGCCGATGCGATCCTCTATCTCGCCGGTCCGGGCGCGTCCTTCGTGACAGGGCACATCCTGATGGCCGACGGCGGCTACAGCGCCCGCTAA
- a CDS encoding type II toxin-antitoxin system Phd/YefM family antitoxin, protein MTIVNMSDAGTRLSRLVQAVESGAEAEIIIARNGKPVAKLVPVTRGGTTGKRLGLLAGRYPVLTQEDFNADDERTAALLRGEGR, encoded by the coding sequence GTGACGATTGTCAACATGTCGGATGCCGGGACGCGGCTTTCGCGGCTGGTCCAGGCGGTCGAGAGCGGTGCCGAGGCGGAGATCATCATCGCTCGGAATGGCAAGCCGGTGGCCAAGCTCGTGCCGGTCACCAGAGGAGGCACCACCGGCAAGCGCCTGGGTCTGCTGGCCGGGCGATATCCGGTCCTGACGCAAGAGGACTTCAACGCCGACGATGAGCGCACCGCGGCGTTGTTACGGGGTGAGGGCCGGTGA